The Mycolicibacterium smegmatis genome has a window encoding:
- a CDS encoding methyltransferase produces the protein MTSAKVPPARLVRAVERARHHVRRLWLRSVPPEAAMLELLLGAWLAQGITAAAQLGVADALSGGPLRADELARRVGADADALDRLMRALVGEGVFRRTRDGRYALNPLGDTLRTDAQVSMAGMAKFVGAAQHREHWSHLADAVRTGESAIRTLRGMEPFDYIASQPELGTIFNDAMTSMSELAITPLIAAYDFTRFGTIADVGGGHGRLLSAILGSAPQAKGVLYDLPNVVEGAPEMLARHGVADRVQVVPGSFFDEVPDGADLYVMKNIIHDWADAPATEILRNVRAAARTGATLLLVEGVIPDHDRAFPLKWVDMEMLIGNAARERTEAQYRKLYTEAGFRLTRVVPTACPYSLIEGVAV, from the coding sequence GTGACTTCCGCAAAGGTGCCGCCGGCCCGCCTGGTCCGAGCCGTCGAGCGTGCCCGCCACCACGTGCGCAGGCTGTGGCTGCGCAGCGTCCCGCCCGAGGCCGCGATGCTCGAGCTGCTCCTCGGCGCGTGGCTGGCGCAGGGAATCACCGCGGCCGCGCAGCTCGGCGTGGCCGACGCGCTGTCCGGCGGTCCGCTGCGCGCCGACGAGCTCGCGCGGCGGGTCGGCGCCGACGCCGACGCGCTCGATCGCCTGATGCGCGCTCTGGTCGGCGAAGGGGTTTTCCGCCGTACCCGCGACGGCCGCTACGCCCTCAACCCGCTGGGCGACACGCTGCGCACCGATGCACAGGTGTCGATGGCGGGGATGGCCAAGTTCGTGGGCGCGGCGCAGCACCGCGAACACTGGAGCCACCTCGCCGACGCGGTGCGGACGGGCGAGTCCGCGATCCGCACGCTGCGCGGCATGGAGCCATTCGACTACATCGCGTCCCAGCCCGAGCTGGGCACGATCTTCAACGACGCCATGACCAGCATGTCCGAGCTGGCGATCACGCCGCTGATCGCGGCCTACGACTTCACGCGGTTCGGCACCATCGCCGACGTGGGCGGCGGCCACGGCCGTCTGCTGTCGGCGATCCTGGGATCCGCACCGCAGGCCAAGGGCGTGCTCTACGACCTGCCCAACGTGGTCGAGGGGGCCCCGGAGATGCTCGCGCGGCACGGCGTGGCCGACCGTGTGCAGGTGGTCCCCGGATCGTTCTTCGACGAGGTGCCCGACGGCGCCGACCTGTACGTGATGAAGAACATCATCCACGACTGGGCCGATGCGCCGGCCACGGAGATCCTGCGCAACGTGCGGGCCGCGGCGCGCACGGGCGCCACCTTGCTGCTCGTCGAGGGCGTCATCCCCGACCACGACCGCGCGTTCCCGCTCAAGTGGGTGGACATGGAGATGCTCATCGGCAACGCGGCGCGCGAGCGCACCGAGGCGCAGTACCGCAAGCTCTACACCGAGGCCGGCTTCCGCCTGACCCGCGTGGTGCCCACGGCATGCCCCTACAGCCTCATCGAGGGCGTGGCGGTCTGA
- a CDS encoding DUF3375 domain-containing protein encodes MPDADVGRPSLQRLHELNREVAESRSVRLLVANNLAGYLTLMERHLDRGTKLTEPELVARLERDLADLGADGEQSGLALIKYWASQGWLHRITEQAGDGERNVCYLTYEARAVLDFARRMRREDTIATGGSIAGIAAGLRRVAGQVSNDPERIRADIEAEIDRLRAELDALDEGRRPEPDPLDVEDEARAIALQMEQIISDIGQYGAMLNRITTRLLDASADSDVGYRERQRQLFDDYESLFASRESASYTAFTRMIQDPEQRAALVADIELVTSQLPQLDPSLREVMSGFFTLVSAQTAEVGRTRQRCARRIKRFVASGTLEESRGVTRQLNDALAAANALLSVSLADSRVGFEVPLARADFNSIGAVAFKIRDAVPPTPAQPSEGEVNLSAFGALAAQVDATELAELVNDTVVSRPLPLNEAIGMLDSAYLGHVIVLWSWALKQPAVGNAESVRVRFRSLEGPDREIEVPKLVFTEPIPIVSESLL; translated from the coding sequence ATGCCCGACGCTGATGTCGGTCGTCCGTCGTTGCAGCGGCTCCACGAGCTCAACCGTGAGGTGGCCGAGTCGCGGTCGGTGCGGCTGCTCGTGGCCAACAACCTGGCCGGATACCTCACGCTGATGGAACGTCACCTCGATCGCGGGACCAAGCTCACCGAGCCCGAACTCGTCGCCCGGCTCGAGCGCGATCTGGCCGATCTGGGCGCCGACGGCGAGCAGTCGGGGCTGGCGCTCATCAAGTACTGGGCGAGCCAGGGCTGGCTGCACCGCATCACCGAACAGGCCGGCGACGGTGAGCGCAACGTCTGCTACCTGACCTACGAGGCCCGCGCGGTCCTCGACTTTGCCCGCCGGATGCGCCGCGAGGACACCATCGCCACCGGCGGCTCGATCGCGGGCATCGCGGCGGGTCTGCGCAGGGTGGCCGGTCAGGTCAGCAACGACCCCGAGCGCATCCGCGCCGACATCGAGGCCGAGATCGACCGTCTGCGCGCCGAACTCGACGCGCTCGACGAGGGACGCCGCCCCGAGCCCGACCCGCTGGACGTCGAGGACGAGGCGCGTGCGATCGCACTGCAGATGGAACAGATCATCTCCGACATCGGGCAGTACGGCGCGATGCTGAACCGCATCACCACACGCCTGCTCGACGCGTCGGCCGACAGCGACGTCGGCTACCGCGAACGCCAGCGGCAGCTGTTCGACGACTACGAATCGCTGTTCGCGTCGCGCGAGAGCGCGTCGTACACCGCGTTCACGCGCATGATCCAGGATCCCGAGCAGCGCGCCGCGCTGGTGGCCGACATCGAGCTGGTGACCAGCCAGCTGCCGCAGCTCGACCCGAGCCTGCGCGAGGTGATGTCCGGGTTCTTCACGCTGGTGTCGGCGCAGACCGCCGAGGTTGGCCGCACCCGTCAGCGGTGTGCACGCCGCATCAAGCGCTTCGTGGCGTCGGGCACGCTGGAGGAGAGCCGTGGCGTCACCCGCCAGCTCAACGATGCCCTTGCGGCCGCCAACGCCCTGCTGAGCGTGTCCCTGGCCGACAGCCGCGTCGGGTTCGAGGTCCCTCTGGCGCGTGCCGACTTCAACTCGATCGGCGCGGTGGCGTTCAAGATCCGCGACGCGGTGCCGCCCACGCCCGCGCAGCCGTCCGAGGGCGAGGTGAATCTGTCGGCGTTCGGCGCGCTCGCCGCGCAGGTCGACGCCACCGAACTCGCCGAACTCGTCAACGACACCGTCGTGTCGCGGCCGCTGCCGCTCAACGAGGCCATCGGCATGCTCGACTCGGCGTATCTCGGCCACGTCATCGTGCTGTGGTCGTGGGCCCTCAAGCAGCCTGCCGTCGGCAACGCCGAGTCGGTGCGGGTGCGGTTCCGTTCTCTGGAAGGCCCCGACCGCGAAATCGAAGTGCCGAAACTGGTTTTCACCGAACCGATCCCGATCGTCAGCGAGAGTTTGTTATGA
- a CDS encoding DUF4194 domain-containing protein, with amino-acid sequence MSDTSIDFDALPSIDAVERSAPERRAPRFDGDVSELPDRACWALQHLLSRRYISKHNHTELWSWVTRYRTELTVRLSELDLRLVVSDDHEIAYVEQAEYESHWRRKLLRRETLNTYDSILALHLAKLMRSANRDENVLITREDIHELFAAVNNDTDRDVASFDRRIDNAIERLTDIEILVRNREDEDSFTISPVINAIMTASTITELTQQFEQLRRAASGDPDPDPDPAAAEDEVDADGI; translated from the coding sequence ATGAGCGACACGTCCATCGACTTCGACGCGCTACCGAGCATCGACGCGGTCGAACGTTCCGCACCGGAACGCCGCGCCCCGCGGTTCGACGGTGACGTCTCAGAGTTGCCCGACCGGGCGTGCTGGGCCCTGCAGCACCTGCTGTCGCGGCGCTACATCAGCAAGCACAACCACACCGAGCTGTGGTCGTGGGTCACCCGGTACCGCACCGAGCTCACGGTGCGGCTGTCCGAACTCGACCTGCGGCTCGTGGTGTCCGATGACCACGAGATCGCCTACGTCGAGCAGGCCGAATACGAATCTCACTGGCGCCGTAAGCTGTTGCGCCGCGAGACACTCAACACCTACGACTCGATCCTGGCGCTGCACCTCGCCAAGCTCATGCGCAGCGCGAACCGCGACGAGAACGTGCTGATCACCCGCGAGGACATCCACGAGTTGTTCGCCGCCGTGAACAACGACACCGACCGTGACGTCGCGTCGTTCGACCGGCGCATCGACAACGCGATCGAGCGGTTGACCGACATCGAGATCCTGGTCCGCAACCGCGAGGACGAGGACAGCTTCACGATCAGCCCTGTGATCAACGCGATCATGACCGCGTCGACGATCACCGAGCTGACCCAGCAGTTCGAACAACTCAGGCGCGCCGCGAGCGGCGACCCGGATCCAGACCCCGACCCAGCCGCAGCCGAGGATGAAGTGGACGCCGATGGCATCTGA
- a CDS encoding ATP-binding protein — protein sequence MASEPTNQFYLSRLQVINWGVFDGYHSIPFSPAGTLITGSSGSGKSSLLDAISLAFLPSHRRNFNASGDTTAAGSGTGKRTVDKYVRGAWGERRDGTSRQIMYLRGTGPAWSAVAVTYSDRTGRAVTGLVLKWLAAEKTSDPGSRYYLIDDDRDIFDLCNRWAAGGYDASVFREAGWNGGRSESQYLAQLYSIIGIRASEAAQQLLGKAKSLKSVGGLEQFVREFMLDEPASLAGVDEALEQINPLVEARGMLDVARRKRNTLGNIEAVQARYADEAAKFGVIDTIDNAMVRDYVDQLRLQQAGPEIENLDDQINQLGAQRDDFGAQQRQLKNEHNALMAQINSASVDLVPLQQRLSEAEKLADEVGRRRGAYEDKVTALQLTPPDTAEEFWSLRETLMEEADRLHRELFTGNQAYVEASAKEVRAREARDAVQTELERVRRLGSSLPKTEYEMRARIARAIGIPERDLMYVAELMELKPDESRWRMAVEKVLRGAGLRLLVPEAHLDAALRFVNENDMRGRIQLQHVKHDAQLRTPLEGTLASKLQVVDPTHDSAVEALNVIASVGDYMCVDSPDEFTTHTRAVTDQGLRKDSGRLSIKDDRSKLRPSDYIFVGGTEAKVAALQADLAAAEDVYAAARKARERLDQHRAALQARERACRALCDQYMQWTDIDTDSADEALTRLQDELDLLVSDNPDVEKLQQRADECWGRVEKVIQQIGSLNERETLLDNRRTALLELTERLKPGEISQHARDTLDGYAADIALPLDLLDSEPFRNELVRVIGRERDRLRADRNRSHDELAGIMAAYDSSFPDAIPNDSDDFDERVHDYVALCRRIDERELPDAYERMQRLITEQAPGAILNLHMIADNEARRITEQIARVNTGLGAVEFNRGTRLTLHAGTRHLAAVDELNEMAQRISARVSLVSFGDETAMFEQYTDILQLRKLLAGNTPEDRQWTRDALDVRNRFVLYCEERDAETGVVIRTYSNSGDNSGGEQEKLMAFCLAGALSFNLASPGSADTRPMFAQLMLDEAFSKSDPQFAQQALSAFRKFGFQLVIVATVQNTTTIQPYIDSVVMVSKSDASAPNARPVASVTAASIAEFGELRRGAEPEAVPAP from the coding sequence ATGGCATCTGAACCGACCAACCAGTTCTATCTGTCACGTCTGCAGGTCATCAACTGGGGCGTGTTCGACGGATATCACTCGATCCCGTTCAGCCCCGCGGGCACGCTGATCACCGGTTCGTCTGGGAGCGGCAAATCCTCTCTGCTGGACGCGATCTCGCTGGCGTTCCTACCGTCACACCGACGCAACTTCAACGCCTCGGGTGACACCACCGCGGCGGGTTCGGGCACCGGCAAGCGCACGGTCGACAAGTACGTGCGCGGCGCGTGGGGCGAACGCAGGGACGGCACCAGCCGTCAGATCATGTACCTGCGCGGCACCGGACCGGCCTGGTCGGCCGTGGCGGTCACCTACTCCGACCGCACCGGGCGTGCCGTGACCGGCCTTGTCCTCAAATGGCTTGCCGCCGAGAAGACCTCGGATCCAGGAAGTCGCTACTACCTCATCGACGACGACCGCGACATCTTCGACCTGTGCAACCGGTGGGCTGCAGGCGGGTACGACGCCTCGGTGTTCCGCGAGGCGGGCTGGAACGGCGGCCGCAGCGAGAGTCAGTACCTGGCGCAGCTGTACTCGATCATCGGCATCCGGGCCTCCGAGGCGGCGCAGCAGCTGCTCGGAAAGGCCAAGTCGCTCAAGAGCGTCGGCGGTCTCGAGCAGTTCGTCCGCGAGTTCATGCTCGATGAGCCGGCGAGCCTCGCGGGCGTCGACGAGGCGCTCGAGCAGATCAACCCGCTCGTCGAGGCGCGCGGCATGCTCGACGTGGCGCGGCGCAAACGCAACACGCTCGGCAACATCGAGGCCGTGCAGGCGCGCTACGCCGACGAGGCCGCGAAGTTCGGTGTGATCGACACGATCGACAACGCCATGGTGCGCGACTACGTCGACCAGTTGCGGCTGCAGCAGGCGGGCCCGGAGATCGAGAACCTCGACGACCAGATCAACCAGCTCGGGGCGCAGCGCGACGACTTCGGCGCGCAGCAACGCCAGCTCAAGAACGAGCACAACGCGTTGATGGCGCAGATCAACTCGGCCTCGGTCGATCTCGTGCCGCTGCAGCAGCGGCTCAGCGAGGCCGAGAAGCTCGCCGACGAGGTGGGCCGCAGGCGCGGGGCGTACGAGGACAAGGTCACCGCGCTGCAGCTCACACCGCCCGACACGGCCGAGGAGTTCTGGTCGTTGCGCGAGACCCTCATGGAGGAGGCCGACCGGCTGCACCGCGAGCTGTTCACCGGCAACCAGGCCTACGTCGAGGCGTCGGCGAAAGAGGTGCGTGCCCGCGAGGCGCGTGACGCCGTCCAGACCGAGCTGGAACGCGTGCGGCGCCTCGGCTCGTCGCTGCCCAAGACCGAGTACGAGATGCGGGCCCGCATCGCGCGGGCGATCGGCATCCCCGAGCGCGACCTGATGTACGTCGCCGAGCTCATGGAGCTCAAGCCCGATGAGAGCCGCTGGCGCATGGCGGTCGAGAAGGTGCTGCGCGGCGCCGGTCTGCGGCTGCTCGTTCCCGAGGCACACCTCGACGCGGCCCTGCGGTTCGTCAACGAGAACGACATGCGCGGGCGCATCCAGTTGCAGCACGTCAAGCACGACGCCCAGTTGCGCACACCCCTCGAGGGGACGCTGGCGTCCAAGCTGCAGGTCGTCGACCCCACGCATGACAGCGCGGTCGAGGCGCTCAACGTCATCGCGTCGGTCGGCGACTACATGTGCGTCGACAGTCCCGACGAGTTCACGACACACACCCGTGCGGTCACCGACCAGGGCCTGCGCAAGGACAGCGGGCGGCTGTCGATCAAGGACGACCGGTCCAAGCTTCGTCCGTCCGACTACATCTTCGTCGGCGGCACGGAGGCGAAAGTGGCCGCGCTGCAGGCGGATCTGGCCGCGGCAGAGGATGTCTACGCGGCGGCCCGCAAGGCGCGCGAACGGCTCGACCAGCACCGCGCGGCGCTGCAGGCGCGTGAACGGGCCTGCCGGGCGCTGTGTGACCAGTACATGCAGTGGACCGACATCGACACCGACTCGGCAGACGAGGCACTGACCCGCCTGCAGGACGAACTCGATCTGCTGGTGTCCGACAACCCCGACGTCGAGAAACTGCAGCAGCGCGCCGACGAATGCTGGGGGCGCGTCGAGAAGGTCATCCAGCAGATCGGCTCGCTCAACGAACGCGAGACACTGCTCGACAACCGGCGCACCGCACTTCTCGAGCTCACCGAGCGGCTCAAGCCCGGCGAGATCTCGCAGCATGCGCGCGACACCCTCGACGGGTACGCAGCAGACATCGCGCTACCGCTGGACCTGCTCGACTCCGAGCCGTTCCGCAACGAACTCGTGCGCGTCATCGGCCGCGAACGTGACCGGTTGCGTGCCGACCGCAACCGCAGCCACGACGAGCTCGCGGGCATCATGGCGGCCTACGACAGCTCGTTCCCCGACGCGATCCCCAACGACAGCGACGATTTCGACGAGCGCGTGCACGACTACGTGGCGCTGTGCCGGCGAATCGACGAGCGTGAACTGCCCGACGCCTACGAGCGCATGCAGCGGCTCATCACCGAACAGGCACCTGGCGCGATCCTCAACCTGCACATGATCGCCGACAACGAGGCGCGGCGGATCACCGAGCAGATCGCGCGCGTCAACACCGGGCTCGGCGCGGTCGAGTTCAACCGCGGTACGCGGCTCACGCTGCACGCGGGCACGCGTCACCTCGCGGCCGTCGACGAGCTCAACGAGATGGCCCAGCGCATCTCGGCGCGGGTGTCACTCGTGAGCTTCGGCGACGAGACCGCGATGTTCGAGCAGTACACCGACATCCTGCAGCTGCGGAAACTGTTGGCGGGCAATACGCCCGAGGACCGGCAGTGGACGCGCGACGCCCTCGACGTGCGCAACCGGTTCGTGCTGTACTGCGAGGAGCGAGACGCCGAGACCGGCGTGGTGATCCGCACGTACAGCAATTCCGGGGACAACTCGGGCGGTGAGCAGGAGAAGCTCATGGCGTTCTGCCTGGCGGGCGCGCTGAGCTTCAACCTCGCCAGCCCTGGCAGCGCCGACACCAGGCCGATGTTCGCGCAGCTGATGCTCGACGAGGCGTTCTCGAAGTCCGATCCGCAGTTCGCGCAGCAGGCGCTGTCGGCGTTCCGCAAGTTCGGATTCCAGCTGGTGATCGTGGCGACCGTGCAGAACACCACCACCATCCAGCCGTACATCGACAGTGTCGTGATGGTGTCGAAGTCCGACGCCTCGGCGCCCAACGCCAGGCCCGTGGCCTCGGTGACCGCGGCGTCGATCGCGGAGTTCGGCGAACTCCGCCGCGGGGCCGAGCCTGAGGCGGTCCCGGCCCCGTGA
- a CDS encoding MaoC/PaaZ C-terminal domain-containing protein: MARAVVGALPFVTRSESLPKRTVTVDDLTIDPANVAEYAQVTGLRFGDAVPLTYPFTLTFPAVMSLVTGLDFPFAAMGSVHIENHITQYRPIAVTDTVGVAVHAENLREHRRGLLVDIVTDVKVGNELAWHQVTTFLHQQRTSLSGEPKPPPQKQPKLPPPNAVLRITPGQIRHYAAVGGDHNPIHTNAIAAKLFGFPTVIAHGMFSAAAVLANIEGQLPDAVKYSVRFAKPVVLPAKAALYVERDADGWELTLRHLTKGYPHLTATVTPL; the protein is encoded by the coding sequence ATGGCGCGGGCCGTGGTCGGCGCCCTGCCGTTCGTCACCCGCAGCGAGAGCCTGCCCAAGCGCACCGTCACGGTCGACGACCTGACGATCGATCCGGCCAACGTCGCCGAGTACGCCCAGGTGACCGGCCTGCGGTTCGGCGACGCCGTGCCGCTCACCTACCCGTTCACGCTGACGTTCCCGGCGGTGATGTCGCTGGTGACCGGCCTCGACTTCCCGTTCGCGGCAATGGGTTCGGTGCACATCGAGAACCACATCACGCAGTACCGGCCGATCGCGGTGACCGACACCGTCGGCGTCGCGGTGCACGCCGAGAACCTGCGTGAGCACCGCCGCGGCCTGCTCGTCGACATCGTCACCGACGTCAAGGTGGGCAACGAGTTGGCCTGGCACCAGGTGACGACGTTCCTGCACCAGCAGCGCACGAGCCTGTCCGGCGAGCCCAAGCCGCCACCGCAGAAGCAGCCGAAATTGCCGCCGCCCAACGCGGTCCTGCGCATCACGCCGGGGCAGATCCGGCACTACGCCGCGGTCGGTGGGGATCACAATCCGATCCACACCAACGCGATCGCGGCCAAGCTGTTCGGCTTCCCCACCGTGATCGCTCACGGGATGTTCAGCGCCGCAGCCGTTCTGGCCAACATCGAGGGGCAACTTCCCGACGCCGTGAAGTACTCGGTGCGGTTCGCCAAGCCGGTGGTGCTGCCCGCCAAGGCCGCGCTCTACGTCGAGCGCGACGCCGACGGCTGGGAGCTCACGCTGCGGCACCTGACCAAGGGGTATCCGCACCTGACCGCGACGGTCACCCCGCTCTAG
- a CDS encoding 3-oxoacyl-ACP reductase: MASDLFSQVVNSGPGSFLAKQLGVPQPETLRRYRPGDPPLAGSLLIGGSGRVAEPLRTALADDYNLVSNNIGGRWADSFGGVVFDATGITEAEGLKELYTFFTPLLRNLAPCARVVVVGTTPAEAGSVHAQVVQRALEGFTRSLGKELRRGATVSLVYLSADAKPGATGLESTMRFILSAKSAYVDGQVFRVGAADSTPPADWDKPLDGKVAVVTGAARGIGATIAEVFARDGATVVAIDVDGAAEDLKRVADKVGGTALTLDVTADDAVDKITAHVTEHHGGKVDILVNNARITRDKLLANMDEKRWDAVIAVNLLAPQRLTEGLVGNGTIGEGGRVIGLSSMAGIAGNRGQTNYATTKAGMIGLAEALAPVLADKGITINAVAPGFIETKMTEAIPLATREVGRRLNSLFQGGQPVDVAELIAYFASPASNAVTGNTIRVCGQAMLGA, translated from the coding sequence GTGGCTTCGGACCTGTTTTCCCAAGTGGTCAATTCCGGGCCGGGATCGTTCCTGGCCAAGCAGCTGGGCGTGCCGCAGCCCGAGACGTTGCGCCGCTACCGCCCCGGTGACCCGCCGCTGGCGGGCTCGCTGCTGATCGGCGGATCCGGCCGCGTGGCCGAACCCCTGCGCACCGCATTGGCCGACGACTACAACCTGGTGTCCAACAACATCGGTGGCCGGTGGGCCGATTCGTTCGGCGGCGTGGTGTTCGACGCCACGGGCATCACCGAGGCCGAGGGCCTCAAGGAGCTCTACACGTTCTTCACGCCGCTGCTGCGCAACCTCGCGCCGTGTGCGCGGGTGGTCGTCGTCGGCACCACGCCCGCGGAGGCCGGCAGCGTCCACGCACAGGTGGTGCAGCGGGCGCTGGAAGGTTTCACGCGCTCGCTGGGCAAGGAGCTGCGCCGTGGCGCGACCGTCTCCCTGGTCTATCTCTCGGCCGACGCCAAGCCGGGCGCCACGGGTCTCGAGTCGACCATGCGGTTCATCCTGTCGGCCAAGTCGGCCTACGTCGACGGTCAGGTGTTCCGCGTCGGCGCCGCCGATTCGACTCCGCCCGCCGACTGGGACAAGCCGCTCGACGGCAAGGTCGCCGTGGTCACCGGCGCGGCCCGCGGTATCGGCGCGACGATCGCCGAGGTGTTCGCGCGTGACGGCGCGACCGTGGTGGCGATCGACGTCGACGGTGCGGCCGAGGATCTCAAGCGCGTCGCCGACAAGGTGGGCGGCACCGCACTCACGCTCGACGTGACCGCCGACGACGCCGTCGACAAGATCACCGCGCACGTCACCGAACACCATGGCGGCAAGGTCGACATCCTCGTCAACAACGCGCGTATCACGCGCGACAAGCTGCTCGCCAACATGGACGAGAAGCGCTGGGACGCGGTGATCGCCGTCAACCTGCTCGCGCCGCAGCGCCTCACCGAAGGCCTGGTGGGCAACGGAACCATCGGCGAGGGCGGCCGGGTGATCGGCCTGTCGTCGATGGCGGGCATCGCGGGCAACCGCGGCCAGACCAATTACGCCACCACCAAGGCCGGGATGATCGGGCTGGCCGAGGCGCTGGCGCCCGTGCTGGCCGACAAGGGCATCACGATCAACGCCGTCGCACCCGGTTTCATCGAGACCAAGATGACCGAGGCCATCCCGCTCGCCACGCGTGAGGTGGGCAGGCGGCTCAACTCGCTGTTCCAGGGCGGCCAGCCCGTCGACGTGGCCGAGTTGATCGCGTACTTCGCCAGCCCCGCCTCGAACGCGGTGACGGGCAACACCATCCGCGTGTGCGGCCAGGCGATGCTGGGGGCGTGA
- a CDS encoding acetyl-CoA C-acetyltransferase: MANESRRRVAVLGGNRIPFARSDGAYANASNQDMFTAALGGLIDRFNLAGEQLGAVIGGAVLKHSRDFNLMRECVLGSALSPYTPAFDIQQACGTGLQAAIAAADGIAAGRYESAAAGGVDTASDAPIAFGNDLRRVLLGLRRAKSNVDRLKLVGKLPASLGVEIPVNSEPRTGMSMGEHAAVTAKAMGIKRVEQDELAAASHRNMAAAYDAGFFDDLVTPFLGVYRDNNLRADSSVEKLAKLKPVFGVKAGDATMTAGNSTPLTDGASVALLASEDWAQARGLEPLAYFVDAETAAVDYVNGPDGLLMAPTYAVPRLLARNNLTLQDFDFYEIHEAFASVVLAHLQAWESDEYCKERLGLDKALGSIDRTKLNVNGSSLAAGHPFAATGGRIVAQLAKQLAEKKKSTGRPVRGLISICAAGGQGVAAILEA, encoded by the coding sequence ATGGCCAATGAATCGAGACGCCGTGTCGCCGTCCTCGGCGGCAACCGGATTCCGTTCGCGCGATCCGACGGTGCGTACGCCAACGCCTCCAACCAGGACATGTTCACCGCGGCCCTCGGCGGGTTGATCGACCGGTTCAACCTGGCCGGCGAGCAGCTCGGCGCGGTGATCGGCGGGGCCGTGCTCAAGCACAGCCGCGACTTCAACCTCATGCGCGAGTGCGTGCTGGGCAGCGCGCTGTCGCCCTACACCCCCGCCTTCGACATCCAGCAGGCCTGCGGCACGGGTCTGCAGGCCGCCATCGCCGCAGCCGACGGCATCGCCGCGGGTCGCTACGAGTCCGCTGCCGCCGGTGGTGTGGACACCGCGTCGGACGCGCCGATCGCGTTCGGCAACGATCTGCGCCGCGTGCTGCTCGGCCTGCGGAGGGCGAAGTCGAACGTCGACCGTCTCAAGCTCGTCGGCAAGCTGCCGGCGTCGCTCGGCGTCGAGATCCCCGTCAACAGCGAACCGCGCACCGGCATGTCGATGGGCGAGCACGCGGCAGTGACCGCCAAGGCGATGGGCATCAAGCGCGTCGAGCAGGACGAACTCGCGGCGGCCAGCCACCGCAACATGGCTGCGGCGTATGACGCCGGGTTCTTCGACGATCTGGTGACGCCGTTCCTCGGCGTCTACCGCGACAACAACCTGCGCGCCGATTCGAGTGTCGAGAAGCTCGCGAAGCTCAAGCCGGTGTTCGGCGTGAAGGCCGGCGACGCGACGATGACGGCCGGCAACTCGACACCGCTGACCGACGGCGCCTCGGTGGCTCTGCTGGCCAGCGAGGACTGGGCGCAGGCCCGCGGCCTGGAGCCGCTCGCGTACTTCGTCGACGCCGAAACCGCGGCCGTCGACTACGTCAACGGGCCCGACGGGCTGCTGATGGCTCCCACCTACGCGGTACCGCGCCTGCTCGCGCGCAACAACCTCACGCTGCAGGACTTCGACTTCTACGAGATCCACGAGGCGTTCGCCTCGGTGGTCCTCGCGCACCTGCAGGCGTGGGAGTCCGACGAGTACTGCAAGGAGCGGCTGGGCCTCGACAAGGCGCTCGGCTCGATCGACCGCACGAAGCTCAACGTCAACGGCTCGTCGCTCGCGGCCGGGCACCCGTTCGCGGCGACGGGCGGCCGGATCGTCGCGCAACTGGCCAAGCAGCTCGCGGAGAAGAAGAAATCCACCGGCCGGCCGGTGCGCGGTCTGATCTCGATCTGTGCGGCCGGCGGCCAGGGCGTCGCGGCGATCCTGGAGGCCTGA